Proteins encoded within one genomic window of Balaenoptera ricei isolate mBalRic1 chromosome 10, mBalRic1.hap2, whole genome shotgun sequence:
- the LOC132372793 gene encoding mitochondrial import receptor subunit TOM6 homolog produces the protein PLQGSANEAPEIPDNVGDWLQGVYHFATNRNDFRRNLILNLGLFAAGVWLARNLSDIDLSLGCSHKDTWNSCAVLKPSKNEASNL, from the coding sequence CCGCTGCAAGGCTCGGCAAATGAAGCTCCCGAAATTCCAGACAATGTGGGAGATTGGCTTCAGGGCGTCTACCACTTCGCCACCAATAGGAATGACTTCCGGAGGAACTTGATCCTCAATTTGGGACTCTTTGCTGCCGGAGTTTGGCTGGCCAGGAATTTGAGTGACATTGACCTCAGCCTGGGGTGTAGCCATAAAGACACATGGAACTCTTGTGCTGTACTCAAACCTTCCAAAAACGAAGCCTCCAATCTGTGA